A single region of the Methanobrevibacter millerae genome encodes:
- a CDS encoding ferritin: MVSENMEKALNGQLNAEVYSGYLYLSMAAYFEDEDLAGFANWMRVQAAEELEHGMKFYDYIIRRGASVTLTEIEGPQTEWDSPLAAFEHVLEHEKKVSGLIDDLVNLAIEEKDHATNNFLQWFVEEQVEEEENAMELVAKAKLADGDKRLIYELNKELGARAPSDD, encoded by the coding sequence ATGGTTTCTGAAAATATGGAAAAAGCCTTAAACGGACAACTAAACGCTGAAGTTTATTCTGGATACTTATATTTATCCATGGCAGCTTATTTTGAAGATGAAGACTTAGCAGGTTTCGCTAACTGGATGAGAGTTCAGGCAGCAGAAGAACTTGAACACGGAATGAAATTCTATGACTACATCATAAGAAGAGGAGCTTCCGTAACCTTAACTGAAATCGAAGGACCTCAAACCGAATGGGATTCTCCATTGGCTGCATTTGAACATGTCCTTGAACATGAAAAAAAGGTATCCGGTCTTATCGATGACTTAGTTAACTTAGCTATTGAAGAAAAGGACCACGCTACCAACAACTTCCTCCAATGGTTCGTTGAAGAACAGGTTGAAGAAGAGGAAAACGCAATGGAACTTGTTGCCAAAGCAAAACTGGCTGACGGCGACAAAAGATTGATATACGAATTGAATAAAGAATTGGGTGCACGCGCACCTTCCGACGACTAG
- a CDS encoding adhesin — protein MNEELYKSRVDSKDYDASLIGENELGSVYLHGPIGNAESEVKIAYLIGMHPLESKSHRALFDKLMAKKDLKYCYYLYNIHVNDVESESEGRMEGQLLAREFVTSDIIDKKYDLFLDIHSNRGTIGPGNYEITNFLFAPGFDEKSTEYVNALLDLIPDLQYYAPEHRTSPPFITEPTAEAGIPTIVYECYTFEEMEVTYDLASKLINSVENLNITS, from the coding sequence ATGAATGAAGAGCTTTACAAATCCCGCGTTGATTCTAAAGACTATGACGCTTCATTGATAGGTGAAAACGAATTGGGAAGCGTTTATCTGCATGGCCCAATTGGAAATGCCGAATCTGAGGTAAAAATAGCCTATCTGATAGGCATGCATCCCCTTGAAAGCAAGTCCCACAGGGCGCTTTTCGACAAGTTAATGGCCAAAAAAGATTTGAAATACTGTTATTATCTATATAACATTCACGTTAATGACGTTGAAAGCGAAAGCGAAGGCAGAATGGAAGGCCAGCTTTTGGCGCGCGAGTTTGTAACCTCAGACATTATTGATAAGAAGTATGACTTGTTTTTGGATATCCACTCCAACCGGGGAACGATCGGGCCTGGAAACTATGAGATAACTAATTTCCTTTTCGCTCCGGGCTTTGATGAGAAATCAACTGAATATGTAAATGCTTTGCTTGATTTGATTCCTGACCTGCAGTATTATGCTCCCGAACACAGGACAAGCCCTCCGTTCATAACGGAACCCACTGCCGAGGCGGGCATTCCAACTATTGTCTATGAATGCTATACCTTTGAAGAGATGGAAGTTACCTACGATTTGGCTTCAAAGTTAATCAATAGTGTTGAAAATTTAAATATTACTTCATAA
- a CDS encoding potassium channel family protein, with the protein MAITRKRAFYLILIFLIIIDICLLAYVTFYPVDSSLKVGAWTFDLILCVVLWIEFIYSYYHCDDRKQYMRDNGLSILGMLPLNFYFLRALRLIKLVQMIKLYVLARDSEKAFTRFLKRTYLDKILFVAILFIFLLTVLIRIVDSDIHDLATALWYIVVSATSTGYGDIVPTTVSGRIVGIIAMVGGILIFSTLTAVISSIYVSRISRDTRDDLESKIEDLTLEVSKLNEKLDELKNEKD; encoded by the coding sequence ATGGCAATAACTAGGAAGCGAGCATTTTATTTAATCTTAATTTTTTTAATAATTATTGACATTTGCCTTTTGGCCTATGTTACATTTTATCCTGTTGATTCATCGCTTAAAGTCGGTGCCTGGACTTTTGATCTTATTTTGTGTGTTGTTTTGTGGATTGAATTCATCTACAGCTATTATCACTGTGACGACAGAAAACAGTATATGAGGGATAACGGATTGTCTATTTTGGGAATGCTTCCTTTGAATTTCTATTTTCTCAGAGCATTAAGGCTGATTAAGCTGGTTCAGATGATTAAGCTCTACGTGCTGGCCCGTGACAGTGAAAAGGCATTTACCAGATTCCTCAAAAGAACCTATCTGGACAAGATTCTTTTTGTTGCTATACTCTTTATTTTTTTACTGACGGTTCTCATTCGAATAGTGGATTCGGATATCCATGATTTGGCTACTGCCCTCTGGTATATAGTCGTTTCCGCAACAAGTACAGGTTATGGCGATATTGTTCCAACGACAGTTTCTGGAAGGATTGTCGGTATTATTGCAATGGTCGGTGGAATACTGATTTTTTCCACATTAACGGCTGTAATCTCATCAATATACGTTTCAAGAATCAGCAGGGATACCCGTGATGATTTAGAATCAAAGATAGAAGACTTAACGCTTGAAGTCAGTAAATTAAATGAAAAGTTAGATGAATTGAAAAATGAAAAGGATTGA
- a CDS encoding acetolactate synthase encodes MKIKQLSIFLQNRMGSLSKPLEVLSENDINIRAMCMADTSEFGIIRLVVDNPEKGKEVLEENNFLVKLTEIIGVEMNDTPGGLTSVLEVIKENNIDLEYLYAFTHDKADKAILLLHTDDIDNLIDVLNNNNITITPAEEVYNL; translated from the coding sequence ATGAAAATCAAACAGCTATCAATATTTTTACAAAACAGGATGGGAAGCCTGTCAAAACCTCTGGAGGTCCTGTCCGAAAACGACATTAATATCAGGGCAATGTGCATGGCGGACACATCCGAATTCGGTATCATAAGGCTTGTTGTGGACAATCCTGAAAAGGGAAAAGAGGTTCTTGAAGAAAACAATTTCCTTGTCAAGCTCACTGAAATCATCGGAGTTGAAATGAACGATACACCTGGAGGTCTTACAAGCGTTTTAGAAGTAATTAAGGAGAATAACATAGATCTGGAATACCTCTACGCATTTACACACGACAAGGCAGACAAGGCAATACTATTATTGCACACTGACGACATCGACAACTTAATCGATGTTTTAAATAACAATAACATAACCATAACGCCTGCAGAGGAAGTTTACAACCTATAA
- a CDS encoding phenylacetate--CoA ligase family protein, with translation MIWNEEIETMPRQDLEELQLKKLQATVKRAFNEIPYYNKKYSEAEVYPEDIECLNDIQKLPFITKDDLRESYPFGLFAVDMSKIKELHSSSGTTGKPVVSGYTEKDLDTWAETIARGLSMMGIGENDILQNTHGYGMFTGGFGVHYGSHKVGAAIIPISTGQTRRQIEIMQDFGTTGLIFTPSYGIHLGEIALEDGIDPKTLGIKAIGFGAEMWTEEIRQRVEEIFGAKAYNIYGLTELMGPGVGVECIEQKGLHIAEDIYYPEIIDPNTLENLGPNQKGELVLTNLQREGMPVIRFRTKDLTKLTYEKCGCGRTHARMSRITGRSDDMIKVKGVAIFPSQIEKALLRIGDVEPHYLIIVTRPGTLDEIEVKVEASQNLFFDGVKDMMAITDKIGKSIENETGIRVKVTLVEPKSLPRFEGKAKRVIDERDLH, from the coding sequence ATGATATGGAATGAAGAAATAGAAACAATGCCAAGGCAAGACCTTGAAGAATTGCAATTAAAGAAACTTCAGGCGACCGTTAAGCGCGCTTTTAATGAAATACCATACTACAATAAAAAATACAGTGAAGCTGAAGTTTATCCGGAAGACATAGAATGTCTAAATGATATTCAAAAGCTGCCGTTCATAACAAAGGATGACCTGCGTGAAAGCTATCCCTTCGGATTATTCGCAGTGGACATGTCCAAAATTAAGGAATTGCACTCATCATCCGGAACTACCGGAAAGCCTGTGGTTTCAGGCTATACCGAAAAGGACCTTGACACATGGGCCGAAACCATAGCCAGAGGACTGAGCATGATGGGAATCGGCGAAAACGACATTCTCCAGAACACACACGGATACGGGATGTTTACCGGAGGTTTCGGAGTTCACTACGGAAGCCATAAGGTCGGAGCCGCCATTATCCCGATTTCAACCGGCCAGACAAGAAGACAAATCGAAATCATGCAGGACTTTGGCACTACAGGATTGATTTTTACCCCATCCTATGGAATCCACTTGGGTGAAATTGCACTTGAAGACGGAATCGACCCTAAGACTTTGGGAATCAAGGCAATCGGATTTGGAGCTGAAATGTGGACCGAAGAAATTAGGCAAAGGGTTGAGGAAATCTTCGGCGCAAAGGCATACAACATCTACGGACTCACCGAACTCATGGGTCCTGGAGTCGGAGTCGAATGCATCGAGCAGAAAGGACTTCACATTGCAGAAGACATCTACTATCCGGAAATCATCGACCCAAATACCTTGGAAAACCTGGGACCTAATCAAAAGGGAGAACTGGTCCTTACAAACCTTCAAAGGGAAGGAATGCCTGTAATCAGATTCAGAACCAAAGACCTGACGAAACTGACCTATGAGAAATGCGGATGCGGAAGGACTCATGCGAGAATGAGCAGGATTACCGGCAGATCAGACGACATGATTAAGGTAAAGGGAGTAGCAATTTTCCCGTCACAAATAGAAAAGGCATTGCTTAGAATCGGCGATGTAGAGCCTCATTACTTAATAATCGTTACAAGACCAGGAACATTGGACGAAATCGAAGTCAAGGTTGAAGCCTCACAGAACCTTTTCTTTGACGGAGTTAAAGACATGATGGCCATTACCGATAAGATCGGAAAATCCATCGAAAACGAAACCGGAATCAGAGTGAAAGTAACTCTTGTCGAACCTAAAAGCCTTCCAAGATTTGAAGGAAAGGCAAAAAGAGTAATAGATGAAAGGGATTTACATTAA
- a CDS encoding DUF3344 domain-containing protein, whose amino-acid sequence MKFKNKLGFLSIFLFILIISSGIVFAEDSALPSVENGEVSGNVDIATVNPFSTKNTSAELEYEIPASASEIQSAYVVVSTYSGSGNYTYGLTTNISLRTASTTEVLEYANLTFVNDTANDPVVYPITDLTSKQYSDYQSLINITDKVKGLSSGDTVTISVNNTELEGYIFDGRIKLIALVFAYNDNDNDKISYWLNIGQAWTKGTLTTVFKTKDFDGDYEDVALESVSLSSTDANYTLNGIELSDPIQRKGSNFIYDKWDVTDIFEMGNDTSLACTNTGKYSYKAVIQLLTVYNPEVHYIAADIKTEYTSTPSVYAGVNNTLTVKVNNYNKNFNGSVKLYIGDEELDSVDVAINAYNSTSITLVDPTIRPVTANTVNGNNNEKVNYTVVIEDADGFVLNETDASIVLVYDGYLGKDFEYPGANPLEREFYITGDVIVLNTEDYSAAGATSRNDTYNVDLDGGVVNTALLYVSYNWDKIVGDDYNAWNTTFNGVAIAPIATYRDQSNLGGLYAKYGYGLVVYNVTELVVDGNNTFALEKISGNAAVYPSNLIVLTDKKVSAVESYVYIWEEADLLSKSYNKFVPAGFNSTFEIVDGNATLYVFAASAQPGEGNIIVNNETYTNVWNGTSNSFDTFTTEVDAEDISVYFEATGATILGLHQMVVVENPRIAVDSALKTEYTSVPTIYAGVNNTLTVTVTNNGAEIENLTVYVLLDGEEFANYTIDSLAAGASDVNNVVDLTIRPITANTVNGNDNEKVNYIVGIRGADGKIIDLANYSFVVVYDGYLGKDFEYPNAEPLLREFFITGDVIVLNTKDYSAGGATNRTDVYEIDLNDGIVNTALLYVSYNWDKVLDDDYNSWNTTFNGVAIVPIASYRDQSNLGGASAKYGYGLVVYDVTELVVDGNNTFALEKISGMSAVYPSNLIVLTDKDASAVESTVYIWEEADLLSKSYNKFVPAGFNSNFTVIDGNATLFVFAASAQAGEGNIIVNNETYENVWSGSSYSFDIFSTDVNGTDISVYFEATGSTILGLHQMVVVENPRIAMSSDMKSEYTSVPSVYAGVNNTFALTVNNDGADVENVTVYVLEGQNLVGNFTIDSMLSGDKEVFTVVDPTIWPITENTVNGNDNEIANYTVVIMDADGNIIDLANYSFVVVYDGYLGKDFEYPNALSLLWEITFTGDAIVLNTDAYSAGAATNRTDVYEVDLANGTVNRALLYVSYNWDKALDGDYKTWNATFNGVAITPIEAFRDQSNLGGASAKYGYGLVVYDVSELVVDGNNTFAFEKIKGNSAVYPSNLIVLTDKNNSAYKTAYIIEEADLLSKSYNKYVPAGFETSFEIVEGNATLYVFAASAQAGEGNIIVNNETYENVWNGSSYSFDTFTVPVNGTDINVYFEATGSTILGLHQMIIVEHENYLVIEAPDVTKYYKGSERFVVTVTDCVGTPVANKTVSITINGVTYNRTTDEKGIASMALGLNSGEYNVTAAVDNNTVDSIVTILPTVNGTDVVKVFRNGTQYYATFLDSEGNYLKDGTTVNFNINGVMYERKVSGNYGMARLNINLEQGTYIITAINPVTGENAANNITVLPNIVNNTDLVKYYRNDSQYYVTIIGDDGNPVGANETVIFNINGVMYERTTNENGTARLNINLQPGDYIITAMYNGCNVANNITVLPVLSAEDITMTYKDGTQFKANLVDGQGKPLADTNVTFNINGVFYDRATDANGVAALNINLMPGEYIITSSYNGTNIANTIKING is encoded by the coding sequence ATGAAATTTAAAAATAAACTTGGGTTTTTGAGTATATTTTTATTTATTTTAATTATATCTTCAGGAATTGTTTTTGCTGAGGATTCAGCTCTGCCTTCAGTTGAAAACGGAGAGGTTTCTGGTAATGTAGATATTGCCACAGTCAATCCTTTTTCTACTAAAAATACCAGTGCTGAGCTTGAATATGAAATTCCGGCAAGTGCAAGTGAGATACAATCCGCTTATGTTGTTGTCTCTACCTACTCAGGTAGTGGGAATTATACTTATGGATTAACAACCAATATTTCTTTAAGGACTGCCAGTACGACAGAAGTATTGGAATATGCGAATTTAACATTCGTAAATGACACCGCAAACGATCCGGTTGTTTATCCTATAACCGATCTTACTTCAAAACAATATTCTGATTATCAAAGTTTAATAAATATAACAGATAAGGTAAAAGGATTATCCTCCGGAGATACTGTTACGATTTCAGTAAACAATACTGAATTGGAAGGATATATCTTTGACGGAAGAATTAAATTAATAGCTTTAGTCTTTGCTTATAATGATAATGATAACGATAAGATATCCTATTGGCTGAATATAGGTCAGGCATGGACAAAAGGAACTTTGACTACGGTCTTCAAAACGAAAGATTTTGATGGTGATTATGAGGATGTTGCTCTAGAATCAGTCTCTCTTTCAAGCACGGATGCTAATTATACATTAAACGGAATTGAATTGTCAGATCCGATTCAGAGAAAAGGCAGCAACTTTATTTATGATAAATGGGATGTCACTGACATTTTTGAAATGGGCAATGACACAAGTCTGGCATGTACAAATACCGGAAAGTATTCCTATAAGGCTGTAATTCAGTTATTGACAGTATATAATCCAGAAGTACATTATATTGCTGCTGATATTAAGACGGAATATACCAGTACTCCTAGCGTTTATGCCGGCGTCAACAATACATTAACTGTTAAAGTCAACAACTATAATAAAAACTTTAACGGAAGTGTAAAATTATATATCGGCGATGAAGAACTCGATTCAGTTGACGTAGCTATCAATGCATACAATTCAACTTCAATTACTTTAGTTGATCCGACCATCAGGCCGGTTACTGCAAATACCGTTAATGGAAACAATAATGAGAAAGTTAATTATACCGTTGTTATTGAAGATGCTGACGGATTTGTGCTAAATGAAACTGATGCCAGCATTGTTTTAGTATATGACGGTTACTTAGGAAAAGATTTCGAATATCCTGGTGCTAATCCGCTTGAAAGGGAATTCTATATTACCGGTGACGTCATAGTTTTAAACACTGAAGATTATAGTGCTGCTGGTGCTACCAGCAGAAATGACACATATAATGTTGATTTGGATGGCGGCGTTGTAAATACTGCTTTGTTATATGTTTCATACAACTGGGATAAAATTGTAGGTGATGACTATAATGCATGGAACACTACATTCAACGGTGTTGCCATTGCTCCTATTGCAACTTACCGTGACCAGTCTAATTTAGGTGGACTTTATGCTAAATACGGCTATGGTTTAGTAGTTTATAACGTAACTGAGTTAGTCGTTGACGGAAACAATACATTTGCATTGGAAAAGATTTCCGGTAATGCTGCTGTTTATCCAAGCAACTTAATTGTTTTAACCGATAAGAAGGTTAGTGCTGTTGAGTCTTATGTTTATATCTGGGAAGAAGCTGACTTATTATCCAAATCATATAATAAGTTTGTTCCTGCCGGATTTAACAGTACTTTTGAAATTGTAGACGGCAATGCCACTTTATATGTATTCGCTGCAAGCGCTCAGCCAGGTGAAGGTAATATAATCGTTAACAATGAAACCTACACTAACGTTTGGAACGGAACTTCCAATTCATTCGATACATTTACTACAGAAGTGGATGCTGAAGATATCAGCGTTTACTTTGAGGCAACCGGCGCAACTATTTTAGGATTACATCAGATGGTTGTTGTTGAAAATCCTCGCATTGCAGTAGATAGTGCTTTGAAAACCGAATATACCAGTGTTCCTACAATTTACGCTGGCGTCAACAATACATTGACCGTAACTGTAACCAACAATGGTGCAGAAATTGAAAATCTCACAGTTTATGTTTTACTTGACGGTGAAGAGTTTGCCAATTACACCATTGATTCATTGGCTGCAGGTGCCAGTGATGTTAATAATGTTGTTGATTTGACCATCAGGCCAATTACTGCCAATACAGTTAACGGCAATGACAATGAGAAAGTTAATTATATCGTTGGTATTAGGGGCGCTGACGGCAAAATAATTGATCTTGCTAATTATAGCTTTGTTGTTGTATATGACGGTTACTTAGGTAAAGATTTCGAATATCCTAATGCAGAACCTTTATTAAGGGAATTCTTCATTACAGGTGACGTTATTGTTTTAAATACTAAAGATTACAGTGCAGGTGGTGCTACAAACAGAACTGATGTTTATGAAATTGATTTAAATGACGGTATTGTTAATACTGCTTTATTATACGTTTCATACAACTGGGATAAGGTTTTAGACGATGATTATAATTCATGGAACACTACATTCAACGGTGTTGCTATCGTTCCTATTGCTTCTTACCGTGACCAGTCTAATTTAGGTGGAGCTTCTGCTAAATACGGCTACGGTTTAGTTGTTTATGATGTTACTGAGTTAGTCGTTGACGGAAACAATACATTTGCATTGGAAAAGATTTCCGGCATGTCTGCTGTCTATCCAAGCAACTTAATCGTATTGACCGATAAGGATGCTAGCGCTGTTGAATCTACTGTTTATATTTGGGAAGAAGCTGATTTGTTATCTAAATCATATAATAAGTTTGTTCCTGCTGGTTTCAACTCCAATTTCACTGTGATTGACGGTAATGCTACTCTGTTTGTATTTGCTGCAAGCGCTCAAGCAGGTGAAGGTAACATAATCGTTAACAACGAAACTTATGAAAACGTCTGGAGCGGATCAAGCTATTCATTCGATATTTTCTCAACCGATGTTAACGGAACTGATATCAGTGTTTACTTTGAGGCAACCGGTTCAACCATTTTAGGCTTGCACCAGATGGTTGTTGTTGAAAATCCTCGCATTGCAATGTCTAGCGATATGAAATCCGAATATACCAGTGTTCCTAGCGTTTACGCAGGCGTTAACAATACATTTGCTTTAACCGTTAACAATGACGGCGCAGATGTTGAAAATGTTACAGTTTATGTTTTAGAAGGTCAAAATCTGGTTGGTAATTTCACAATTGATTCAATGCTTTCAGGAGATAAGGAAGTCTTTACAGTTGTAGATCCTACAATCTGGCCAATCACTGAAAATACCGTTAACGGAAATGACAATGAGATAGCTAATTATACCGTTGTCATTATGGACGCCGACGGCAATATAATTGACCTCGCTAATTACAGCTTTGTCGTTGTATACGACGGTTACTTAGGAAAAGATTTCGAATATCCTAACGCTCTATCATTATTATGGGAAATCACTTTCACTGGTGATGCTATCGTTTTAAACACTGATGCTTACAGTGCAGGTGCCGCTACAAACAGAACTGATGTATATGAAGTTGATTTGGCTAATGGAACAGTCAATAGAGCTTTATTATACGTTTCATACAACTGGGATAAGGCTTTAGACGGTGACTATAAAACCTGGAACGCTACATTCAACGGTGTCGCTATCACTCCTATTGAAGCTTTCCGTGACCAGTCCAATTTAGGTGGAGCTTCCGCTAAATACGGCTACGGTTTAGTCGTTTATGACGTATCCGAGTTAGTCGTTGACGGAAACAATACCTTTGCATTCGAGAAAATTAAAGGCAATTCCGCTGTCTATCCAAGCAACCTTATCGTATTGACAGACAAAAATAATTCCGCATACAAAACCGCTTACATCATTGAGGAAGCTGACTTGCTGTCCAAATCCTATAACAAGTATGTTCCTGCCGGTTTCGAAACTTCATTTGAAATCGTTGAAGGAAATGCAACATTATACGTATTTGCCGCAAGCGCTCAGGCCGGTGAAGGTAACATTATCGTTAACAACGAAACCTATGAAAACGTCTGGAACGGTTCAAGCTATTCATTCGACACCTTCACAGTACCTGTTAACGGAACCGACATTAACGTTTACTTCGAAGCAACCGGCTCAACCATTTTGGGCCTGCATCAAATGATTATCGTTGAACACGAAAACTATTTGGTCATTGAAGCTCCTGATGTAACCAAATACTACAAAGGATCTGAAAGATTTGTCGTAACCGTAACGGACTGTGTAGGCACACCAGTAGCTAACAAAACAGTAAGCATTACAATCAACGGAGTAACCTACAACAGAACCACTGATGAAAAAGGTATCGCAAGCATGGCTTTAGGCTTGAACAGCGGAGAATACAACGTAACCGCAGCTGTTGACAATAATACTGTTGATTCCATCGTTACCATATTGCCGACCGTCAACGGTACTGACGTCGTTAAAGTCTTTAGAAACGGAACCCAGTACTATGCAACTTTCCTTGACTCTGAAGGAAACTACCTCAAGGACGGCACAACCGTTAACTTCAACATCAACGGCGTAATGTATGAACGTAAGGTATCAGGAAATTACGGTATGGCAAGATTAAACATTAATCTGGAACAGGGAACCTATATAATCACTGCAATCAACCCGGTAACCGGAGAAAATGCAGCAAACAACATTACAGTACTTCCAAACATCGTTAACAATACAGATCTGGTAAAATACTACAGAAACGATTCCCAATACTACGTAACCATTATAGGTGACGACGGCAATCCTGTAGGCGCCAACGAAACGGTCATTTTCAACATTAACGGTGTAATGTATGAAAGAACAACCAATGAAAACGGAACGGCCAGATTAAACATTAACTTGCAGCCGGGCGACTATATCATTACTGCAATGTATAATGGATGCAATGTGGCAAACAACATTACCGTATTGCCTGTATTGTCTGCTGAAGATATTACAATGACCTACAAGGACGGAACCCAATTTAAAGCCAACCTTGTAGACGGTCAGGGCAAGCCATTAGCTGATACAAATGTTACTTTCAACATCAACGGTGTCTTCTACGATAGAGCCACCGATGCTAACGGTGTGGCCGCATTGAACATCAACCTGATGCCTGGAGAATACATTATAACCTCAAGTTATAATGGAACAAATATCGCAAATACAATTAAAATTAACGGATGA